From a single Pleurodeles waltl isolate 20211129_DDA chromosome 8, aPleWal1.hap1.20221129, whole genome shotgun sequence genomic region:
- the LOC138249006 gene encoding uncharacterized protein, with protein sequence MHYTEVTPAPVVSTHYTEVTPSPVVSTHYTEVTPSPVVSTHYTEVTPPPVVSTHYTEVTPPPVVSTHYTEVTPAPVVSTHYTEVTPSPVVSTHYTEVIPSPVVSTHSAPVVSTHYTEVTPSPVVSTHYTEVTPPPVVSTHYTEVIPSPVVSTHSAPVVSTHYTEVTPSPVVSTHYTEVTPPPVVSTHYTEVIPSPVVSTHSAPVVSTHYTEVTPSPVVSTHYTEVTPSPVVSTHYTEVTPPPVVSTHYTEVIPAPVVSTHYTEVTPSPVVSTHYTEVIPSPVVSTHSAPVVSTHYTEVTPSPVVSTHSAPVVSTHYTEVTPSPVVSTHYTEVTPPPVVSTHYTEVIPSPVVSTHSAPVVSTHYTEVTPSPVVSTHYTEVTPSPVVSTHYTEVTPPPVVSTHYTEVIPSPVVSTHSAPVVSTHYTQVTPSPVVSSQHPIYKQPLLTPPHL encoded by the coding sequence ATGCACTACACTGAAGTTACACCTGCCCCGGTGGTATCCACGCACTACACTGAAGTTACACCTTCCCCGGTGGTATCCACGCACTACACTGAAGTTACACCTTCCCCGGTGGTATCCACGCACTACACTGAAGTTACACCTCCCCCGGTGGTATCCACGCACTACACTGAAGTTACACCTCCCCCGGTGGTATCCACGCACTACACTGAAGTTACACCTGCCCCGGTGGTATCCACGCACTACACTGAAGTTACACCTTCCCCGGTGGTATCCACGCACTACACTGAAGTTATACCTTCCCCGGTGGTATCCACGCACTCTGCCCCGGTGGTATCCACGCACTACACTGAAGTTACACCTTCCCCGGTGGTATCCACGCACTACACTGAAGTTACACCTCCCCCGGTGGTATCCACGCACTACACTGAAGTTATACCTTCCCCGGTGGTATCCACGCACTCTGCCCCGGTGGTATCCACGCACTACACTGAAGTTACACCTTCCCCGGTGGTATCCACGCACTACACTGAAGTTACACCTCCCCCGGTGGTATCCACGCACTACACTGAAGTTATACCTTCCCCGGTGGTATCCACGCACTCTGCCCCGGTGGTATCCACGCACTACACTGAAGTTACACCTTCCCCGGTGGTATCCACGCACTACACTGAAGTTACACCTTCCCCGGTGGTATCCACGCACTACACTGAAGTTACACCTCCCCCGGTGGTATCCACGCACTACACTGAAGTTATACCTGCCCCGGTGGTATCCACGCACTACACTGAAGTTACACCTTCCCCGGTGGTATCCACGCACTACACTGAAGTTATACCTTCCCCGGTGGTATCCACGCACTCTGCCCCGGTGGTATCCACGCACTACACTGAAGTTACACCTTCCCCGGTGGTATCCACGCACTCTGCCCCGGTGGTATCCACGCACTACACTGAAGTTACACCTTCCCCGGTGGTATCCACGCACTACACTGAAGTTACACCTCCCCCGGTGGTATCCACGCACTACACTGAAGTTATACCTTCCCCGGTGGTATCCACGCACTCTGCCCCGGTGGTATCCACGCACTACACTGAAGTTACACCTTCCCCGGTGGTATCCACGCACTACACTGAAGTTACACCTTCCCCGGTGGTATCCACGCACTACACTGAAGTTACACCTCCCCCGGTGGTATCCACGCACTACACTGAAGTTATACCTTCCCCGGTGGTATCCACGCACTCTGCCCCGGTGGTATCCACGCACTACACTCAAGTTACACCTTCCCCGGTGGTATCCTCACAGCATCCGATCTACAAGCAGCCCCTCCTGACCCCCCCACATTTGTGA